Proteins co-encoded in one Cyanobacterium stanieri LEGE 03274 genomic window:
- a CDS encoding 3'(2'),5'-bisphosphate nucleotidase, with translation MNYNLLKEIAIASIQQASKLCEEVRKNIPQAIEKEDKSPVTVADFGSQALICKALKETFPNIPIVGEEDATELRKPESGDTINKITDYVKNIIPSATTDEVLQWIDYGNGKVGDCFWTLDPIDGTKGFLRQDQYAIALALIVEGEVKLGLLGCPALKLSQGETGWLFVAERGKGAYRMPIAGGEMIKQKVVDKEDVSRFRFVESVEASHGNQSLQNTIAQSVGITSESVRVDSQAKYGIVSSGEAALYLRLPSPKYPNYRENIWDHAAGAIVVEEAGGKVSDMYGKPLDFATASKMNDNRGVVVTNGIIHDTVINAIQSHNQNS, from the coding sequence ATGAATTATAATTTACTCAAAGAAATTGCGATCGCATCTATTCAACAAGCATCAAAACTTTGTGAAGAAGTGAGGAAAAACATTCCCCAAGCCATTGAAAAAGAAGATAAAAGCCCCGTTACCGTAGCCGATTTTGGCTCTCAGGCCTTAATTTGTAAGGCATTGAAAGAGACTTTTCCTAATATACCCATTGTGGGCGAAGAAGATGCCACGGAGTTAAGAAAACCAGAATCAGGGGATACCATCAACAAAATCACAGATTATGTAAAAAATATTATTCCCTCTGCCACCACCGATGAAGTTTTACAATGGATTGACTATGGAAACGGTAAAGTAGGGGACTGTTTTTGGACATTAGACCCCATTGATGGCACAAAAGGGTTTTTACGTCAAGATCAATATGCGATCGCCCTTGCCCTTATTGTGGAAGGAGAAGTAAAATTAGGTTTATTGGGTTGCCCTGCCCTCAAATTAAGCCAAGGGGAAACAGGATGGCTATTTGTCGCCGAAAGGGGAAAAGGGGCTTATAGAATGCCCATAGCAGGGGGTGAAATGATTAAACAGAAAGTAGTAGATAAAGAAGATGTGAGTCGTTTTCGTTTTGTCGAAAGCGTAGAAGCCAGTCACGGTAATCAATCCTTACAAAATACCATTGCCCAATCCGTAGGTATTACCAGCGAATCCGTGCGAGTTGATTCTCAAGCCAAATATGGCATCGTTTCCTCAGGAGAAGCCGCCCTTTATTTACGCCTACCATCTCCAAAGTATCCTAATTATAGAGAAAATATTTGGGATCATGCCGCCGGGGCGATCGTTGTAGAAGAAGCAGGGGGAAAAGTTAGCGATATGTACGGTAAACCCCTAGACTTTGCCACCGCCTCCAAAATGAATGATAACCGTGGGGTAGTAGTCACCAACGGCATAATCCACGATACCGTTATTAACGCCATTCAATCCCACAATCAAAATTCCTAA
- a CDS encoding LCP family protein, whose product MIKGIVWGSTLILTAGLSAMVGMSVALNSPLPFNLDAIWQKIDGVRQAGLSALWQRKLQQPVNILVMGVDIQPGVDANSEQRFSARSDTMLLVRLDPSNDSLSMLSIPRDTRVRFPNGSWDKINAANAIGGIDLTIRVLQNNLNDVPVNRYVRITTESFQELVDAVGGVDVYVPMDMEYTDRTQGLYINLKEGQQILNGDQAEQFVRYRGDNLGDIGRVKRQQIILEAIKNKLQSPMVIVRLPQILKVVDKNVDTNLTNGEIITLMSFAKGLEQNGFNTTLLPGRASQPWEYRLSYWLISENEKNQVIQPYLNR is encoded by the coding sequence GTGATAAAAGGTATAGTGTGGGGAAGTACCCTAATTTTAACCGCAGGGCTTTCCGCTATGGTGGGAATGTCAGTGGCGTTAAATAGCCCATTGCCCTTTAATTTAGACGCAATTTGGCAAAAAATAGACGGAGTCAGACAAGCTGGTTTAAGTGCTTTATGGCAAAGAAAACTACAACAACCCGTTAATATATTAGTCATGGGGGTTGACATTCAACCAGGAGTTGATGCAAATTCCGAGCAACGATTTTCCGCCCGTAGTGATACTATGTTATTAGTCCGCTTAGATCCTAGTAATGATAGTTTAAGTATGTTATCTATTCCTCGGGATACTAGGGTTAGATTTCCTAATGGTAGTTGGGATAAGATTAATGCGGCTAACGCCATCGGCGGAATTGATTTAACCATTAGGGTATTACAAAATAACCTCAATGATGTTCCTGTTAATAGATATGTACGCATCACCACAGAATCTTTTCAGGAATTAGTTGATGCGGTGGGGGGCGTTGATGTTTATGTACCCATGGATATGGAATATACCGATCGCACCCAGGGATTATATATTAACCTAAAGGAAGGACAACAGATATTGAATGGAGATCAAGCAGAACAATTTGTAAGATATAGGGGAGATAATTTGGGGGATATTGGTAGGGTAAAAAGACAACAAATTATATTAGAAGCCATTAAAAATAAATTACAATCTCCCATGGTTATTGTTAGATTACCTCAAATTTTAAAAGTGGTGGACAAAAACGTTGATACCAACTTAACCAACGGAGAAATTATAACCCTGATGTCTTTTGCTAAAGGATTAGAGCAAAATGGTTTTAATACTACCCTCCTACCCGGGCGCGCTAGTCAACCATGGGAATATCGTCTTAGCTATTGGTTAATCTCGGAAAATGAAAAAAATCAAGTAATTCAACCCTATTTAAATCGATAA
- the rpmF gene encoding 50S ribosomal protein L32, whose translation MAVPKKKTSKSKRDQRKAHWKRKAKFQAEKALSLGKSVLTGNSNSFVYPTKDEEETEE comes from the coding sequence ATGGCAGTACCAAAGAAGAAAACGTCTAAATCAAAAAGAGATCAACGCAAGGCACATTGGAAAAGAAAAGCTAAATTCCAAGCGGAGAAAGCCTTATCTTTAGGTAAATCTGTTTTAACTGGTAACTCCAACAGTTTTGTTTATCCTACCAAGGATGAAGAGGAAACCGAAGAGTAA
- the btpA gene encoding photosystem I biogenesis protein BtpA, with amino-acid sequence MITEQIFGKKNPIIGVVHLLPLPTSARWGGNLQAVMERAEQEATALAAGGVDGIIIENFFDAPFTKDKVDPAVVSAMTLIVDRIMSLVTLPIGLNVLRNDAMTALAIASCVGAKFIRVNVYTGVMATDQGLIEGKAHEIQRYRRELGQDIAIFADVLVKHARPLGTPNLTSAVKDTIERGLADAVILSGWATGLPPNLEDLELAQQAAKGTPVLIGSGADIDNISELMGFADGVIVASSIKRKGDINETIDPTRVSQFVEAAGEVVAKKPEKQWTMDN; translated from the coding sequence ATGATAACTGAACAAATATTTGGCAAAAAAAACCCCATCATAGGAGTTGTACATCTATTACCTTTGCCTACTTCTGCCCGTTGGGGGGGCAACTTACAAGCGGTAATGGAAAGAGCGGAGCAAGAAGCCACAGCGCTGGCGGCGGGGGGTGTTGATGGCATTATCATCGAAAATTTTTTTGATGCTCCCTTTACTAAGGATAAAGTAGATCCTGCGGTGGTAAGCGCCATGACACTGATAGTTGATCGCATCATGAGTTTGGTTACTTTACCCATTGGTTTAAATGTTTTACGTAATGATGCCATGACGGCATTGGCGATCGCCTCTTGTGTGGGAGCAAAGTTTATCAGAGTCAATGTCTATACGGGAGTCATGGCAACGGATCAAGGTTTGATAGAGGGTAAAGCCCATGAAATCCAGCGCTACCGCCGAGAATTAGGGCAGGATATAGCCATTTTTGCTGATGTTTTGGTCAAACACGCTCGTCCTTTAGGTACTCCTAATTTAACCAGTGCGGTAAAAGATACCATCGAAAGGGGATTGGCCGATGCTGTTATTTTATCAGGTTGGGCAACGGGTTTACCCCCCAATCTTGAAGATTTGGAACTGGCTCAACAGGCGGCTAAGGGTACTCCTGTATTAATCGGTAGTGGTGCAGACATAGATAATATTAGTGAATTGATGGGATTTGCCGATGGAGTGATTGTGGCAAGTTCGATTAAGAGAAAGGGTGATATAAATGAAACCATTGACCCTACTAGGGTATCTCAATTTGTGGAAGCGGCAGGGGAAGTTGTGGCAAAAAAGCCCGAAAAACAATGGACAATGGACAATTGA
- a CDS encoding family 10 glycosylhydrolase, whose amino-acid sequence MISQSFNFPWLSSRGLKLLSLFLASYFSIILWAGWTTPVFSQNTTEIRAVWLTTSDSDTLFDRPKMQEAIANLASINFNTIYPVVWNSGYALYPSTVAQRAGIQPFVHRGFQGQEPLGELIQEAHRHRLLVLPWFEFGFMAPPTSELALKHPSWLTQAQDGSQTTNSAAGQVVWLNPFHPEVQKFITDLVLEVVNRYDIDGIQFDDHLALPVTLGYDSYTRNLYRQETNQNPPTNFRDGAWMRWRADKITQFVAQLDQKIKARKPNAILSISPNPYPTAYNSFLQDWLDWVRKDLIDELIVQVYREDFTAFYRTITGAEIWEAKAKIPVGIGILTGLGNRITPIEFIRDKTLAVRRQRLGVAFFFYGSLWNRTPELKAERKSGFRALFANEAHRTVTIN is encoded by the coding sequence ATGATCTCACAATCATTTAATTTTCCATGGTTATCTTCCCGTGGACTGAAACTTTTATCTTTATTTTTGGCTTCTTATTTTAGTATTATTTTGTGGGCTGGGTGGACAACTCCTGTTTTTTCGCAAAATACCACGGAAATTAGGGCAGTTTGGCTTACTACCAGTGACAGTGATACTTTATTTGATCGTCCGAAGATGCAAGAGGCGATCGCCAATTTGGCTTCCATCAATTTTAATACTATTTATCCTGTGGTGTGGAATTCGGGTTATGCCCTTTATCCTAGTACAGTGGCACAACGGGCAGGGATACAGCCTTTTGTCCATAGGGGATTTCAAGGACAAGAGCCTTTAGGGGAATTAATACAAGAAGCCCATCGTCATCGATTGTTGGTGTTACCATGGTTTGAGTTTGGTTTTATGGCGCCCCCTACCTCAGAATTAGCCCTCAAGCATCCTAGTTGGTTAACCCAAGCCCAAGATGGTAGTCAAACCACTAACAGTGCGGCGGGGCAGGTAGTTTGGCTTAATCCTTTCCATCCTGAGGTGCAAAAATTTATCACCGATTTGGTATTGGAGGTGGTTAACCGTTATGACATTGATGGTATTCAGTTTGATGATCATTTGGCATTACCTGTTACCCTTGGTTATGATTCCTATACGAGAAATCTTTATCGACAAGAGACAAACCAAAATCCTCCTACTAATTTTCGGGATGGGGCCTGGATGCGCTGGCGGGCGGATAAAATAACTCAGTTTGTGGCTCAACTTGATCAAAAAATCAAGGCCAGAAAACCCAATGCCATTCTTTCTATTTCCCCTAATCCTTATCCTACGGCGTATAATTCTTTTTTACAGGATTGGTTAGATTGGGTGCGTAAGGATTTAATTGATGAGTTGATTGTTCAAGTATATCGTGAGGATTTTACGGCCTTTTATCGGACAATCACAGGGGCTGAAATTTGGGAAGCTAAGGCAAAGATACCTGTTGGTATTGGAATTTTAACGGGTTTGGGTAATCGCATTACACCCATCGAATTTATTCGGGATAAAACCTTGGCGGTGCGACGACAAAGATTGGGAGTAGCTTTCTTTTTCTATGGTAGTCTTTGGAATCGTACTCCTGAATTAAAGGCGGAAAGAAAGTCTGGTTTCCGTGCTTTATTTGCCAATGAAGCCCATCGCACTGTGACTATTAATTAA
- a CDS encoding EAL domain-containing protein yields MYFFWSLILSLFTINFFLAYFFVKEKKERLILKHKLDLKSYQALSFQEENDSLSKKYHYQHTVIQESKNIALIKSPYYYSHILKIIGNLLNINHCYYFKYNSTENCFKLKYIDGWNKKKYKNLVINNSGNNELAYLWKSPYSYLIVDNLKQEIKLNFIFPLEENNLVSMAMFAVIHPESKEKLGILGFYSSQPNTFDDDVVNLISDLVVLLQQNASFIRDNNIFYLLEQSNNFNDYGIVIIDAQKVNYPIVYVNNYFLKLTGYSRNSILGKNYLSFFDKNFQKYGLRNLESAIALGQETRVIIEKKRENNTTYWGEIKLYPIYNQEILTNFIIIEKDVTEQYHDQISFNIQTGQSNLFEQKLQKINQINYNLNNELNNNLQECLINACNILGMKIGVIMELSEYKSFIVSQYFSFSDTIFFDQDNSLINILSQEVCYQKDTLYNGLSIHFNSLTENNFINNFRVTNYLATPIWINGKIYGTIHLFDTEDNVHFFREQKYLLEAIAHNIGKVIVAEEKELEKEHIRVALEESQERLKGVLFSLEDVIWSIHPQTLQLIYINTAATILYECELSLFFQKRCFWLELVHPEDKERVKDYYSKILNIAILDNDINSHDIEYRIISCNGEEKYVRDRAYLVFDDRDNIIRIDGIITDISKKYLTQKALKKSQQELQLIFDLAPIGMMITDEKGVIQKTNNSLSKLLNYSATELIDKHEKILYHPDDISKNYFFLQNILKSNQKQHSQERRYISKNGTVIHSIVDITILRNSQGEILQLIQQIVDISEIKNMQEQILHNSMYDSLTGLANRFLLIDRLAQTLKRCNRNPSELCAILLIDIDNFKKVNDTIGHHIGDKLLATIGGKIASCVSEKDTVARVSADEFAILLEDLESSNQARKIAETIINICDTNYHLENNYIASSVSIGITLSSIGYKNAEEMIRDADLTMHQAKTMGKNCYQLFKPIMHTELVEKLQLESYLRQALENDELELFYQPIIDLKIGKIAGFEALIRWFNPTLGFISPVKFIPLAEENGLIISLGDWIFRTAARQGKIWEDKYPHLNLSIAINVSSKQLLEDDFLLKIDHFLMETGVNPNRLKLEITESVLMDNFHTAKYILDNIQHRNLKISLDDFGTGYSSLSYLHTLPFNILKIDRAFIESINGKTPRNAIVEAIVSLAHNLSLDVIAEGIELPIQEQILRDMGCDYGQGYYYSKPMGASLADSFIEKWSRDHGEMIDNG; encoded by the coding sequence ATGTATTTTTTTTGGTCACTAATTTTATCTTTGTTTACCATTAATTTTTTTTTAGCATACTTTTTTGTTAAGGAAAAAAAGGAACGACTCATCTTAAAACACAAACTCGATTTAAAGTCCTATCAAGCTCTATCTTTTCAAGAGGAAAATGACTCCCTAAGTAAAAAATATCATTATCAACATACAGTTATCCAAGAATCAAAGAATATTGCCCTCATAAAAAGTCCGTATTACTATAGCCATATTTTAAAAATAATTGGTAATTTATTGAATATTAATCACTGTTATTATTTTAAGTATAATTCCACGGAAAATTGTTTTAAATTAAAATATATTGATGGTTGGAACAAGAAAAAATATAAAAATTTAGTTATTAATAATAGTGGGAATAATGAATTAGCTTATCTTTGGAAATCTCCCTATAGTTATCTTATTGTTGATAACTTAAAACAAGAAATTAAATTAAATTTTATTTTTCCCCTTGAAGAAAATAACTTAGTTTCCATGGCAATGTTTGCCGTAATTCATCCTGAAAGTAAGGAAAAACTAGGTATATTAGGTTTTTATAGTTCACAGCCAAATACTTTTGATGATGATGTTGTTAATTTAATTAGTGATTTAGTTGTATTATTACAGCAAAATGCTAGTTTTATTAGGGATAATAATATATTCTATTTACTAGAACAAAGTAATAATTTTAATGATTATGGTATCGTTATTATTGATGCTCAAAAAGTTAATTATCCTATCGTATATGTTAATAATTATTTTTTGAAATTAACAGGGTATAGTAGAAATAGTATTTTAGGAAAAAATTATCTTTCTTTTTTCGATAAAAATTTTCAAAAATACGGTTTACGTAATTTAGAAAGTGCGATCGCCCTTGGACAAGAAACAAGAGTTATTATTGAAAAAAAACGTGAAAATAATACTACCTACTGGGGAGAAATTAAATTATATCCTATTTATAATCAAGAAATTTTAACTAATTTTATCATCATTGAAAAAGATGTTACGGAACAGTATCACGATCAAATATCTTTTAATATTCAAACGGGACAATCTAATCTTTTTGAACAAAAATTACAGAAAATCAACCAAATAAATTATAACCTAAATAATGAGCTTAATAATAATTTACAGGAATGTTTAATTAATGCTTGTAATATTTTGGGCATGAAAATAGGGGTAATTATGGAATTATCTGAATATAAATCATTCATCGTTAGTCAATACTTTTCTTTTTCAGATACTATATTTTTTGACCAAGATAATTCTTTAATTAATATTCTTTCCCAAGAAGTATGTTATCAAAAAGATACCCTTTATAATGGCTTATCAATTCATTTTAATTCCCTCACAGAAAATAATTTTATTAACAACTTTCGGGTAACAAATTATTTAGCTACTCCTATTTGGATTAATGGTAAAATTTATGGCACAATTCACCTTTTTGATACCGAAGATAATGTACATTTTTTTAGGGAACAAAAATACTTATTAGAGGCGATCGCCCATAACATTGGAAAAGTAATTGTTGCCGAAGAAAAAGAATTAGAAAAAGAACATATTAGAGTCGCCTTAGAAGAAAGTCAAGAAAGATTAAAAGGGGTATTATTTTCCCTAGAAGATGTAATTTGGTCAATCCATCCTCAAACATTACAATTAATTTATATTAATACAGCAGCAACCATATTATATGAGTGTGAATTATCATTATTTTTTCAAAAAAGATGTTTTTGGTTAGAATTAGTACATCCTGAAGATAAAGAAAGAGTCAAGGATTATTATAGTAAAATATTAAACATTGCGATCTTAGATAATGATATTAATAGCCATGATATAGAATATCGTATAATCTCTTGCAATGGAGAGGAAAAATATGTAAGAGATCGAGCTTATTTAGTATTTGATGACCGTGATAATATCATTAGAATTGACGGTATAATAACCGATATAAGCAAAAAATATTTAACCCAAAAAGCCCTCAAAAAAAGTCAACAAGAATTACAACTAATCTTTGACTTAGCCCCCATTGGAATGATGATTACCGATGAAAAAGGCGTTATTCAAAAAACAAACAATTCCTTATCTAAACTATTAAATTATTCCGCCACAGAATTAATTGATAAACACGAAAAAATACTATACCATCCCGACGATATTTCTAAAAATTATTTCTTTCTACAAAATATTCTTAAAAGTAATCAAAAACAACATAGTCAAGAAAGAAGATATATCAGCAAAAATGGCACAGTAATTCATAGTATTGTTGATATTACCATTTTGCGTAATAGTCAGGGAGAAATTTTACAACTAATTCAACAAATCGTTGACATTTCCGAAATTAAAAATATGCAAGAGCAAATCTTACATAATAGTATGTACGATAGCTTAACAGGATTAGCCAATCGTTTTCTATTAATCGATAGACTCGCCCAAACCCTTAAAAGGTGCAATCGTAATCCTAGCGAATTATGTGCCATACTACTAATAGACATTGATAACTTTAAAAAAGTAAACGATACCATCGGACACCATATTGGAGATAAACTTTTAGCAACCATTGGTGGCAAAATAGCATCCTGTGTAAGCGAAAAAGATACCGTTGCCCGTGTCAGCGCCGATGAATTTGCTATTCTCCTCGAGGATTTAGAATCCTCTAACCAAGCCCGAAAAATAGCCGAAACCATCATTAATATTTGTGATACTAACTATCATCTTGAAAATAACTATATAGCTTCTTCTGTAAGTATTGGTATTACATTAAGTTCCATTGGTTATAAAAATGCCGAAGAAATGATAAGGGATGCAGATTTAACCATGCACCAAGCCAAAACCATGGGCAAAAATTGTTATCAATTATTTAAGCCTATTATGCACACAGAATTAGTCGAAAAACTACAACTAGAATCTTATCTCAGACAAGCATTAGAAAATGACGAATTAGAATTATTTTATCAACCAATCATTGATTTAAAAATAGGAAAAATAGCAGGTTTTGAAGCCTTAATTCGTTGGTTTAATCCCACCCTAGGATTTATTTCCCCAGTAAAATTTATTCCCCTTGCCGAAGAAAATGGTTTAATTATTTCCTTAGGAGATTGGATATTTCGCACGGCTGCCCGTCAAGGTAAAATATGGGAAGATAAATATCCCCATCTTAATTTATCCATTGCCATTAATGTTTCTAGTAAACAACTATTAGAGGATGATTTTTTGTTAAAAATAGATCATTTTTTAATGGAAACAGGGGTTAATCCTAATAGACTTAAATTAGAAATTACGGAAAGTGTTTTGATGGATAATTTCCACACTGCTAAATATATTCTTGATAATATTCAACATCGTAATTTAAAAATATCTTTGGATGATTTTGGCACGGGTTATTCATCCTTGAGTTATTTACATACTTTACCTTTTAATATTCTTAAAATTGATCGAGCTTTTATTGAGTCTATTAATGGTAAAACCCCTCGTAATGCTATTGTGGAAGCCATTGTATCTTTAGCTCATAATTTATCCCTTGATGTGATTGCCGAAGGGATTGAGTTACCTATTCAGGAGCAAATTTTAAGGGATATGGGTTGCGATTATGGTCAAGGCTATTATTATTCTAAACCCATGGGAGCTTCTTTAGCGGATTCTTTTATTGAAAAATGGAGTCGTGACCATGGGGAAATGATAGATAATGGATAA
- a CDS encoding vitamin K epoxide reductase family protein: protein MIRRRRNVPWIQKHSRLIIGAIALVGLILTSYLTITSLSGGEVVCTGEEAGACGTVLDSAYAYPLDPAGKTGPPLSVFGMLGYLTMGILSLAPLGISSENQKKLRQKLEANSWLLILALSFAMATFSGYLMYVLAFELQTACYYCIGSALFSLSFLVMTFLGHDWDDLGQILFIGAIVVLVTIVGAIG from the coding sequence ATGATTCGTCGTCGTCGCAATGTACCGTGGATACAAAAACATTCACGTTTGATTATAGGTGCGATCGCCCTTGTGGGTCTTATATTAACCTCATACTTAACCATAACCTCCCTAAGTGGAGGAGAAGTTGTTTGCACAGGAGAAGAAGCGGGGGCTTGTGGTACTGTCTTAGATAGTGCCTACGCCTATCCCCTCGATCCTGCAGGGAAAACAGGCCCTCCCCTTAGTGTATTTGGTATGTTAGGCTATCTTACCATGGGTATTTTATCCCTAGCCCCCCTCGGAATTTCTTCAGAAAATCAGAAAAAATTAAGACAGAAATTAGAGGCTAATAGTTGGTTACTGATTCTCGCCCTTAGCTTTGCCATGGCCACCTTTAGCGGTTATTTAATGTATGTTCTCGCCTTTGAATTACAAACCGCTTGTTATTATTGTATTGGTTCGGCACTATTTTCCCTTAGTTTCCTTGTGATGACATTTTTAGGTCATGATTGGGATGATTTAGGTCAAATTTTATTCATCGGTGCTATTGTGGTTCTTGTCACCATTGTAGGGGCGATCGG